A DNA window from Hymenobacter volaticus contains the following coding sequences:
- a CDS encoding SusC/RagA family TonB-linked outer membrane protein, whose protein sequence is MKISTLGAVPIVLASFATASFAQTAPTQTVTGTIVDAADRSPLPGVTVVVKGTTVGASTDLNGQFSLSLPESSNTLVVSAVGYVGQTVTVTSGTVRIALKSDVKQLSEVVVTGYSEQNRKTLTSAISSVKGDELRDIPAASPDQLLQGKAPGVQVSANSGVPGGGVFIRIRGSNSVNASNDPLYVVDGVFINNSNLIATGLGNQVASNPLADLNPQDIESMEILKDANATAIYGSRGANGVVLIRTKRGKAGDKTRITFNTYQARSKAPKEYKLVSGPELATLENERFLNDGGNPALLPYRSVASGGRGLPEEQQTYDRLSDVFRTAQTQSYELSAAGGSEKTQFYIGAGYFKQEAIARPTDFDRFSLRVNLDNSVNEKLRIGTSTALTRTHRNVSSNDNNPVGVINSALFPRTNLPEYNPDGSYAKYGSFDNHQALIDNLNNDAVGTRGISNVYGEYRFLKNLTLRSSWSIDFNEMYENNFNNTLILAGQPRGTATSYLSRDITLLNEQTLNYNVDFGTDHSLQALVGNTIQKNTFQRTSLFGQQFPSNDLTSIASAATQTGTSSRSEAGLLSFFGKATYSFKQRYTADLSLRADASSRFGSDKRWGYFPAVGLGWRLGEENFIKDLNVFQELKLRASVGKTGNQAGISDFAALGLVQGGANYLDLPGTAPLQLANPNLSWESTRQWNVGVDVAVLQNRLQLELNYYDKYTSGLLLNVPVPRKTGFASIVENYGAVSNKGVEAQLTANWLPKGAVQWSTTFNVARNVNKIQKLAAPITAGSRDIFRLEEGAPLYSFWLYHQTGVNSESGDAEYEDVNGDGQLSVADRKLVGNAWPDYFGGVSNSVSYKGFDFGFLLNFEQGAKIMNMNRFFLVHGGTQSNIGYLREQLDRWQQPGDQTDIPRLTTNPASNNYGGVVQNLSDRYLEDGSFLRLRTLTLGYTVPKEAIGRVHLNSLRVYVQAANLFTITPYSGLDPEINSQSGVQNSKNIDWATVPQPRTFQVGVTVGL, encoded by the coding sequence ATGAAAATCTCTACCCTTGGGGCAGTGCCTATCGTTTTGGCGAGCTTCGCTACTGCAAGCTTTGCTCAAACTGCACCTACGCAAACTGTGACCGGCACCATCGTTGATGCCGCGGACCGCAGTCCACTTCCGGGCGTGACGGTGGTCGTGAAAGGCACCACGGTGGGCGCTTCTACCGATCTGAACGGACAGTTCTCGCTCAGCTTGCCGGAAAGCAGCAATACGTTGGTTGTCAGCGCAGTTGGTTATGTGGGGCAGACTGTAACAGTAACATCAGGCACAGTACGGATTGCGCTCAAATCCGACGTTAAGCAGCTCTCGGAAGTGGTGGTGACGGGCTACAGCGAGCAAAATCGTAAAACGCTGACCAGTGCCATTAGCTCGGTGAAGGGCGATGAACTGCGGGATATTCCTGCGGCCAGCCCTGACCAGCTTCTACAGGGCAAAGCGCCGGGGGTGCAGGTGTCAGCCAACTCGGGCGTACCGGGTGGGGGCGTATTTATCCGCATTCGGGGCAGCAACTCCGTCAATGCCAGCAACGACCCGCTTTATGTGGTAGACGGTGTGTTCATCAACAACAGCAACCTGATTGCTACTGGCCTCGGCAATCAAGTAGCTTCCAACCCGCTGGCTGATCTGAACCCGCAGGATATTGAAAGCATGGAAATCCTGAAGGATGCCAACGCCACGGCCATTTATGGTTCGCGCGGGGCCAACGGCGTGGTGCTGATTCGTACCAAACGCGGCAAAGCCGGCGACAAAACGCGCATCACTTTCAACACGTATCAAGCCCGCTCGAAGGCGCCGAAAGAGTATAAGCTAGTAAGCGGGCCGGAGCTGGCGACACTGGAAAACGAGCGGTTTCTCAATGACGGCGGCAACCCTGCTTTGTTGCCTTACCGTTCGGTTGCTTCTGGCGGGCGAGGTTTGCCTGAAGAGCAGCAAACCTACGACCGACTGAGCGACGTGTTCCGCACGGCTCAGACCCAGAGCTATGAACTATCGGCGGCTGGGGGCTCCGAAAAAACGCAGTTCTACATCGGGGCGGGTTATTTCAAGCAGGAAGCCATTGCCCGGCCTACTGATTTCGACCGATTCAGCTTGCGCGTCAACCTCGACAACTCGGTGAACGAGAAGCTGCGCATCGGAACGAGCACGGCCCTGACCCGCACTCACCGCAACGTGAGCAGCAACGACAACAACCCGGTGGGGGTTATCAACTCAGCTTTGTTCCCGCGCACCAACCTGCCGGAGTATAACCCCGACGGCTCGTACGCTAAATACGGCTCATTCGACAACCACCAAGCCCTCATCGACAACCTTAACAACGATGCAGTAGGCACCCGCGGCATCTCGAACGTGTACGGGGAGTACCGTTTCCTGAAGAACTTGACGTTGCGTAGCAGTTGGAGCATTGACTTCAACGAGATGTACGAAAACAACTTCAACAACACGCTGATTTTGGCCGGGCAGCCACGCGGCACAGCCACATCCTACCTCTCGCGCGACATCACGCTGCTCAATGAGCAAACGCTGAACTACAACGTAGACTTTGGCACCGACCACTCCCTGCAAGCGCTGGTAGGTAATACCATACAGAAAAACACGTTCCAGCGCACGTCGTTGTTTGGGCAGCAATTCCCGAGCAACGACCTCACAAGCATCGCCTCGGCTGCCACCCAAACGGGTACATCGTCTCGCTCTGAGGCCGGGTTGCTATCATTTTTCGGTAAGGCCACTTATAGCTTCAAGCAGCGCTACACCGCCGATTTAAGCTTGCGGGCCGATGCTTCTTCACGCTTCGGGAGCGACAAACGTTGGGGTTACTTCCCGGCCGTGGGGCTAGGCTGGCGCTTGGGCGAGGAGAATTTCATCAAGGATCTGAATGTATTCCAAGAGCTGAAACTGCGGGCTAGCGTTGGCAAGACGGGCAACCAAGCCGGTATCAGCGACTTCGCGGCGCTTGGACTGGTGCAGGGTGGGGCCAACTACCTGGACTTGCCAGGTACGGCCCCTCTGCAATTAGCTAACCCCAACTTAAGCTGGGAATCGACGCGGCAGTGGAACGTGGGCGTTGATGTAGCGGTGCTGCAAAACCGGCTGCAACTCGAGCTTAATTATTATGACAAGTACACCTCAGGGCTGCTGCTGAACGTGCCAGTACCTCGCAAAACCGGATTTGCCTCTATCGTAGAAAACTACGGTGCCGTTAGTAATAAGGGCGTGGAAGCCCAGCTAACCGCCAACTGGCTGCCCAAGGGCGCGGTGCAATGGAGTACCACCTTCAACGTGGCTCGCAACGTGAACAAAATTCAGAAGCTGGCTGCCCCGATTACCGCTGGCTCCCGCGACATTTTCCGGTTGGAAGAAGGCGCGCCGCTGTACTCGTTCTGGCTCTATCACCAAACCGGTGTGAACTCTGAAAGTGGCGATGCTGAGTACGAGGATGTGAATGGCGACGGACAGCTTTCGGTGGCCGACCGCAAGCTAGTGGGCAATGCTTGGCCCGACTATTTCGGGGGCGTCAGCAACTCAGTTAGCTATAAAGGCTTCGATTTTGGGTTTCTGCTGAATTTCGAGCAAGGGGCGAAAATCATGAACATGAACCGCTTCTTCTTGGTGCACGGCGGCACTCAAAGCAACATCGGCTACCTACGCGAGCAACTCGACCGTTGGCAGCAACCCGGCGACCAAACCGATATTCCGCGCCTGACCACCAATCCGGCTAGCAACAACTACGGCGGCGTGGTGCAGAACCTGAGCGACCGATACTTGGAAGACGGCTCGTTCCTGCGCTTGCGCACGCTCACGCTGGGCTACACTGTGCCCAAGGAGGCTATCGGACGGGTGCACCTAAACTCGTTGCGCGTGTACGTGCAAGCTGCTAACCTCTTTACCATCACGCCTTATTCCGGGCTGGATCCGGAAATCAACTCGCAGAGCGGCGTGCAGAACAGTAAAAACATCGACTGGGCCACGGTACCCCAACCCCGCACTTTCCAAGTGGGCGTAACGGTCGGACTCTAA
- a CDS encoding recombinase family protein, translating to MRQYVAYYRVSTAKQGSSGLGLEAQQYAVVQYLRDENRLLAHFTEVESGKRNQRPQLQAAIAFARQAGATLLIAKLDRLSRNAGFIFALRDSGVDFVCCDMPDANTLTVGIFAVLAQHERELISRRTKDALHALKQRGVQLGVPANLTTTAIRKGQTVREQNARDNKENRQAMRLAVLLREQGHRLQQIADELNHGDYRTRRGKQFGPTAVRRLLQRHATGT from the coding sequence ATGAGACAATATGTTGCCTATTATAGAGTCAGTACTGCCAAGCAGGGTAGTTCGGGTTTAGGGCTGGAAGCCCAGCAGTACGCCGTAGTGCAGTACTTGCGTGATGAAAATCGATTGCTAGCGCATTTCACCGAAGTGGAAAGTGGCAAAAGAAATCAGCGGCCACAGTTGCAAGCCGCTATTGCCTTCGCCCGTCAAGCCGGAGCTACCTTATTGATTGCCAAACTTGACCGTCTCAGTCGCAACGCCGGATTTATTTTTGCCTTGCGCGACAGTGGAGTTGATTTTGTGTGCTGCGACATGCCGGACGCCAATACTCTGACCGTGGGTATTTTTGCTGTGCTGGCCCAGCACGAACGTGAGCTCATCAGTAGGCGAACGAAAGATGCTCTTCACGCCCTTAAGCAGCGTGGGGTACAGCTTGGCGTGCCGGCTAACTTAACGACTACGGCCATTCGGAAAGGACAGACAGTGCGTGAACAGAATGCGCGCGACAACAAGGAAAACCGTCAGGCTATGCGGCTGGCTGTGCTCTTGCGCGAGCAAGGTCATCGGCTGCAACAGATAGCCGACGAGCTCAACCACGGTGATTATCGCACGCGGCGGGGCAAGCAGTTTGGCCCTACCGCTGTCCGGCGCCTACTTCAGCGGCATGCAACAGGCACATAA